The proteins below come from a single Microbacterium sp. SLBN-154 genomic window:
- a CDS encoding DUF4097 family beta strand repeat-containing protein, with the protein MSLEKWIIHPGETRVIDLEHVAALKIGLVGGQIDVVAHDEPGARIEVHSVTVKDLRIEVTGDGAEGSTVEIDHPQLRWDNFLEVFRNFGAGGPRAEISVAVPRSVALNLGVVSASALVTGLRNDARVNTVSGDIIVDGHTGNLTANAVSGDVQVRELVGGLVANSVSGDVTATGELRKATIDTASGAMLVDSTGALQSVNLNTVSGDATVRLDEALPANYVVRSVSGRIQIDGVVRSGRGPTGYSGSTGELSGSFVDVRANSVSGDLTVLRRAPRVAPADVPTAQVEGADDRRGEDWS; encoded by the coding sequence ATGAGTCTGGAGAAGTGGATCATCCACCCGGGAGAAACCCGCGTCATCGACCTCGAGCACGTCGCCGCTCTGAAGATCGGGCTCGTCGGCGGCCAGATCGACGTCGTCGCCCACGACGAGCCCGGCGCCCGTATCGAGGTGCATTCGGTCACGGTCAAGGACCTCCGTATCGAGGTGACCGGTGACGGCGCAGAGGGCAGCACCGTCGAGATCGACCACCCGCAGCTGCGCTGGGACAACTTCCTGGAGGTGTTCCGCAACTTCGGCGCGGGCGGCCCGCGTGCGGAGATCAGCGTCGCCGTCCCCCGCTCGGTCGCGCTCAACCTCGGCGTCGTCAGCGCGAGCGCGCTGGTCACGGGGCTGCGCAACGACGCCCGCGTCAACACCGTCTCGGGCGACATCATCGTCGACGGCCACACCGGCAACCTCACGGCCAACGCCGTCTCGGGCGACGTGCAGGTGCGCGAGCTCGTCGGCGGGCTCGTGGCCAACAGCGTCTCGGGCGATGTGACCGCCACCGGCGAGCTGCGCAAGGCCACGATCGACACCGCCTCGGGCGCCATGCTGGTCGACTCGACCGGCGCCCTGCAGAGCGTGAACCTCAACACCGTCAGCGGAGATGCGACCGTCCGCCTCGACGAGGCGCTGCCGGCCAACTACGTCGTGCGCAGCGTCAGCGGCCGGATCCAGATCGACGGCGTCGTGCGCTCGGGCCGCGGTCCGACCGGCTACAGCGGGTCGACGGGTGAGCTCAGCGGCTCGTTCGTCGACGTGCGCGCGAACTCGGTCTCGGGAGACCTGACCGTGCTGCGCCGTGCACCGCGGGTCGCCCCCGCCGACGTTCCCACCGCTCAGGTGGAGGGCGCCGACGACCGCCGCGGGGAGGACTGGTCATGA
- a CDS encoding PadR family transcriptional regulator, with protein MTPVFSHGDLRLYLLNLLDEGPRHGYDVMQALADRTGGTYTPSAGTIYPRLAKLEEEGLVTKTVDGRKTVYEITEAGRAEVRARASDLEGIEAGLSDSVRLIAEGVRGSVREAMKSLRADLAAARVDERASTESARTMTDDPRGRNREQLNRADAALTEFRARIRGDLRTHVARGGELSPSVVDHLADDLDRISREIIRALRG; from the coding sequence ATGACGCCGGTGTTCTCACATGGCGACCTGCGCCTGTACCTGCTGAACCTCCTCGACGAGGGGCCGCGCCACGGCTACGACGTGATGCAGGCCCTCGCCGATCGCACGGGCGGCACGTACACCCCGAGCGCGGGGACCATCTATCCGCGGCTGGCCAAGCTCGAGGAGGAGGGCCTTGTGACCAAGACCGTCGACGGCCGCAAGACCGTCTACGAGATCACCGAGGCCGGTCGCGCCGAGGTGCGAGCCCGCGCAAGCGACCTCGAGGGCATCGAGGCGGGCCTCAGCGACTCGGTGCGACTGATCGCCGAGGGTGTGCGCGGCAGCGTGCGCGAGGCGATGAAGAGCCTTCGCGCCGACCTCGCCGCCGCACGCGTCGACGAACGCGCGAGCACCGAATCGGCGCGGACCATGACGGATGACCCGCGAGGACGCAATCGCGAACAGCTGAACCGTGCCGACGCGGCTCTCACCGAGTTCCGCGCCCGCATCCGGGGAGACCTGAGGACGCACGTCGCCCGGGGCGGCGAGCTGTCACCATCTGTCGTCGATCACCTCGCCGACGACCTCGATCGGATCTCCCGCGAGATCATCCGCGCCCTGCGCGGCTGA
- a CDS encoding universal stress protein, whose protein sequence is MSEAESQTAGIDLEALHGAVIAGVIPGQSPRVLNEAGRYAQLLGAPLVVVHVDVTRFVTYEDPDGYVHSAPIDINIASGEADLKLIQQAAAAALEGHGVDWRVHQLVGDPALAMKHLADKVDAKLLVVGTRKRGIGESIREFFTGSVAARLAHRQRRPILVVPLGEPVPEDEEIWPA, encoded by the coding sequence ATGAGCGAGGCGGAATCTCAGACCGCGGGAATCGATCTCGAGGCCCTGCACGGTGCGGTCATCGCCGGGGTCATCCCGGGTCAGTCGCCCCGCGTCCTCAACGAAGCCGGCCGCTACGCGCAGCTCCTCGGCGCGCCTCTCGTGGTGGTCCACGTCGACGTCACCCGCTTCGTCACGTATGAAGATCCTGACGGCTACGTCCACTCGGCGCCGATCGACATCAACATCGCCTCCGGCGAGGCAGACCTCAAGCTCATCCAGCAGGCGGCTGCGGCAGCCCTCGAGGGACACGGCGTCGACTGGCGTGTGCACCAGCTGGTCGGCGATCCGGCGCTGGCGATGAAGCACCTCGCCGACAAGGTCGACGCGAAGCTCCTCGTCGTCGGCACCCGCAAGCGCGGGATCGGCGAGTCGATCCGCGAGTTCTTCACCGGATCGGTCGCCGCGCGCCTGGCCCACCGTCAGCGCCGGCCGATCCTGGTCGTGCCTCTGGGCGAGCCGGTGCCCGAGGACGAGGAGATCTGGCCGGCGTGA
- a CDS encoding DUF3073 family protein, protein MGRGRQKAKNTKIARELKYDMQSINYSALERELGSPTREDEYVDKWAGEYEDEKA, encoded by the coding sequence ATGGGGCGTGGCCGACAGAAGGCGAAGAACACCAAGATCGCCCGTGAGCTCAAGTACGACATGCAGAGCATCAACTACTCTGCACTCGAACGTGAGCTCGGCTCCCCGACTCGTGAAGACGAGTACGTCGACAAGTGGGCAGGCGAGTACGAGGACGAGAAGGCCTGA
- a CDS encoding TIGR02611 family protein: MSAPANPDPQPAEPEGLEREIRSEIAEAERPDRPIREALRRARAWVAGHPLLERFYRVGVAIFGGVLALGGLILVPLPGPGWLVVFLGLAVLGTEFHWARRIAAWLKRQLDRFWAWWRQHRAQRAARRA; encoded by the coding sequence GTGTCCGCACCCGCGAACCCCGACCCGCAGCCGGCCGAGCCCGAGGGGCTCGAACGCGAGATCCGCAGCGAGATCGCCGAAGCCGAACGGCCGGATCGCCCGATCCGCGAGGCGCTCCGACGCGCGCGGGCGTGGGTGGCGGGTCATCCGCTTCTCGAACGGTTCTACCGTGTCGGGGTCGCGATCTTCGGCGGAGTCCTGGCGCTGGGCGGACTCATCCTCGTCCCGCTCCCCGGGCCCGGCTGGCTGGTCGTCTTCCTCGGACTCGCCGTGCTCGGCACCGAGTTCCACTGGGCACGACGCATCGCCGCATGGCTCAAGCGTCAGCTCGACCGCTTCTGGGCCTGGTGGCGGCAGCATCGCGCACAGCGCGCCGCCCGCCGGGCATAG
- the purF gene encoding amidophosphoribosyltransferase gives MCGIVGMVGRGSVNQEIYDSLLLLQHRGQDSTGIATAEPSGAVHMHKARGMVREAFRTRDMRALLGTIGLGHVRYATKGTASSEEEAQPFYVNAPYGIVLIHNGNLTNTRELTDELFHKDRRHLNTSSDTELLVNVLGGELQSTISGPELDPDQVFDAVTRVHERVEGSYAAIALIAGHGLLAFRDPFGIRPLILGTRRHDDGHYEWVVTSESLVLENGEFEVVRDVDPGEAVFIDLEGQLHTRQCAADPKLVPCSFEYVYLARPDSIMNGISVYEARLRMGERLADTIAKYTPPGAIDVVMPIPDSSRPAAMQVARKLGIEYREGFYKNRYIGRTFIMPGQAVRRKSVRQKLNAMSSEFKGKNVLLIDDSIVRGTTSKEIIQMARDAGAKSVTFASAAPPVRYPHVYGINMPSRLELVAHGRTIPEIAAELGADYMVYQEVDDLKAAILEGSDVEDLDMSCFDGRYVTGTVTEEYLAWVEGSQES, from the coding sequence ATGTGCGGAATCGTCGGGATGGTCGGGCGCGGGAGCGTCAACCAGGAGATCTACGACTCGCTCCTCCTCCTCCAGCATCGGGGGCAGGACTCCACCGGCATCGCCACGGCGGAGCCGAGCGGCGCGGTGCACATGCACAAGGCGCGCGGCATGGTGCGGGAGGCCTTCCGCACCCGCGACATGCGGGCGCTGCTGGGCACGATCGGTCTCGGTCACGTCCGCTACGCCACGAAGGGCACGGCCTCGAGCGAGGAGGAGGCGCAGCCGTTCTACGTCAACGCCCCCTACGGCATCGTGCTGATCCACAACGGCAACCTCACCAACACCCGTGAGCTGACCGACGAGCTGTTCCACAAAGACCGTCGTCACCTGAACACCTCCAGCGACACCGAGCTTCTCGTGAACGTGCTCGGTGGCGAGCTGCAGTCGACGATCTCGGGCCCCGAACTCGACCCCGACCAGGTCTTCGACGCGGTCACCCGGGTGCACGAGCGTGTGGAGGGATCGTACGCGGCGATCGCCCTCATCGCCGGTCACGGTCTGCTCGCGTTCCGCGACCCGTTCGGCATCCGACCGCTGATCCTCGGCACCCGTCGCCACGACGACGGCCACTACGAGTGGGTCGTCACCAGCGAGAGCCTCGTCCTCGAGAACGGCGAGTTCGAGGTGGTGCGCGACGTCGACCCCGGCGAGGCGGTGTTCATCGACCTCGAGGGGCAGCTGCACACCCGCCAGTGCGCGGCGGATCCGAAGCTCGTGCCGTGCTCGTTCGAGTACGTCTACCTTGCGCGGCCCGACTCGATCATGAACGGCATCTCGGTGTACGAGGCGCGGCTGCGCATGGGCGAGCGCCTGGCCGACACCATCGCGAAGTACACCCCGCCGGGGGCGATCGACGTGGTGATGCCGATCCCCGACTCGTCACGACCGGCGGCGATGCAGGTCGCCCGCAAGCTCGGCATCGAGTACCGCGAGGGCTTCTACAAGAACCGCTACATCGGCCGGACGTTCATCATGCCCGGGCAGGCGGTGCGCAGGAAGAGCGTGCGCCAGAAGCTCAACGCGATGTCGAGCGAGTTCAAGGGCAAGAACGTGCTTCTCATCGACGATTCGATCGTGCGGGGGACGACGTCGAAGGAGATCATCCAGATGGCCCGGGATGCCGGGGCGAAGAGTGTGACCTTCGCCTCGGCCGCACCGCCGGTGCGGTACCCCCACGTCTACGGCATCAACATGCCCTCACGTCTCGAGCTCGTCGCCCACGGGCGGACGATTCCCGAGATCGCCGCCGAGCTCGGGGCGGACTACATGGTCTACCAGGAGGTCGACGACCTGAAGGCGGCGATCCTCGAGGGCTCGGACGTCGAGGACCTCGACATGAGCTGCTTCGATGGTCGCTACGTCACCGGAACGGTGACCGAGGAGTACCTCGCCTGGGTCGAGGGCTCGCAGGAGAGCTGA
- the purM gene encoding phosphoribosylformylglycinamidine cyclo-ligase → MDRISGDTSPSSPENPYAAAGVDTAAGDLAVELMKGAVARTHGPEVLGGVGGFAGLFDASALRGYERPLLATSTDGVGTKVAIAQAIDKHDTIGLDLVGMVIDDIAVVGARPLFMTDYIACGKVVPARIADIVAGIARGCSETGAALVGGETAEHPGLLGPNDYDVAGAATGVVEASAVLGPERVRPGDVVLALASSGPHSNGYSLIRHIVAGAGIGYGDRAADFGMTWGEALLEPTRLYTRPLLDLIDEVGDGVHALSHVTGGGIAANLARVLPRGSWVEVDRSTWEPPAVFQVLADLGDLPLTATEGTWNLGIGFFAVVAPETAPAATAALVRAGIATWQVGVVGDGPVPDGEFEQGAKGVDGGAVRLVGAYGGIPRIGAK, encoded by the coding sequence GTGGACCGCATCTCTGGCGACACTTCCCCCTCCTCTCCCGAGAATCCCTACGCGGCTGCGGGCGTCGACACCGCGGCGGGCGACCTGGCCGTGGAGCTGATGAAGGGCGCCGTCGCGCGCACCCACGGCCCCGAGGTGCTGGGCGGGGTCGGCGGCTTCGCCGGTCTCTTCGACGCCTCGGCGCTGCGCGGATACGAGCGGCCGCTGCTCGCGACGAGCACAGACGGCGTGGGGACGAAGGTCGCGATCGCGCAGGCGATCGACAAGCACGACACCATCGGTCTCGACCTCGTGGGCATGGTCATCGACGACATCGCCGTGGTCGGCGCCCGACCGCTGTTCATGACCGACTACATCGCCTGCGGCAAGGTCGTCCCGGCCCGCATCGCCGACATCGTCGCGGGGATCGCCCGCGGCTGCAGCGAGACGGGAGCGGCGCTCGTGGGTGGCGAGACCGCCGAGCACCCGGGACTTCTCGGGCCGAACGACTACGACGTCGCCGGTGCCGCGACCGGTGTCGTCGAGGCATCCGCTGTTCTCGGGCCCGAGCGCGTGCGCCCGGGCGATGTCGTCCTCGCCCTCGCCTCGAGTGGTCCGCATTCGAACGGCTACTCCCTCATCCGCCACATCGTCGCCGGTGCCGGCATCGGCTACGGCGATCGGGCCGCCGATTTCGGGATGACCTGGGGTGAGGCTCTGCTCGAACCCACCCGCCTCTACACCCGTCCGCTGCTCGACCTCATCGACGAGGTCGGCGACGGGGTGCACGCACTCAGCCACGTCACGGGCGGCGGCATCGCCGCCAACCTCGCGCGCGTGCTGCCGCGCGGCAGCTGGGTCGAGGTCGACCGCTCGACGTGGGAGCCCCCCGCGGTGTTCCAGGTGCTCGCCGACCTCGGCGACCTCCCGCTCACCGCGACCGAGGGCACCTGGAACCTCGGCATCGGATTCTTCGCCGTCGTCGCCCCCGAGACAGCGCCTGCCGCAACCGCGGCGCTCGTGCGCGCGGGCATCGCCACATGGCAGGTCGGCGTCGTCGGCGACGGCCCCGTGCCGGACGGCGAGTTCGAACAGGGCGCGAAGGGGGTCGACGGGGGCGCGGTGCGTCTGGTCGGCGCCTATGGCGGCATCCCCCGGATCGGAGCGAAGTAA
- a CDS encoding zinc-binding alcohol dehydrogenase, producing the protein MGGAGGPEWLIREDAGRPVLIALYLRQALGIRSPDELPPLRGIPSRVNDRNEKAQSLLERQWREFWALTVEPQAHPSPVPLDLVDGFGVYVALPTEGMDELREAIVPHAAEAVAFAEDVHARYSREAGSHSAYRAYASAIAEHERQVGRRAHSFELNVQVLPLAQRGVWWIGSLTIAVTDGLRGDIAAFDTAIHPIIAELA; encoded by the coding sequence ATGGGCGGTGCCGGCGGTCCGGAGTGGCTGATCCGCGAGGACGCGGGTCGGCCGGTGCTGATCGCCCTCTACCTGCGACAGGCCCTTGGGATCCGGTCGCCCGACGAGCTGCCGCCGCTTCGTGGCATCCCTTCCCGTGTCAACGATCGGAACGAGAAGGCGCAGTCGCTCCTGGAGCGGCAGTGGCGGGAGTTCTGGGCGCTGACCGTCGAGCCGCAGGCGCACCCGTCGCCCGTGCCGCTCGACCTCGTCGACGGGTTCGGCGTCTACGTCGCCCTCCCCACCGAGGGGATGGACGAGCTGCGCGAGGCGATCGTGCCGCACGCGGCGGAGGCCGTCGCCTTCGCCGAGGACGTGCATGCGCGATACAGCCGCGAGGCCGGGTCGCACAGCGCGTATCGCGCGTACGCCAGCGCGATCGCCGAGCACGAGCGGCAGGTGGGTCGACGCGCGCATTCGTTCGAGTTGAACGTGCAGGTGCTTCCCCTCGCCCAGCGGGGGGTGTGGTGGATCGGATCGCTCACGATCGCCGTCACCGACGGGCTGCGCGGCGACATCGCGGCGTTCGACACCGCGATTCACCCGATCATCGCCGAGCTGGCGTGA
- a CDS encoding potassium transporter Trk — MADEPRRPDLRPPARDEVETVSVRRSPKYSAFLLVGAALGILTALILTFGFNGSAQVSDNTGLEYSSGQVFGFLLLIFIPVGLAVMGAVALILDRTSGRRTRQVRVDHTLTRED; from the coding sequence ATGGCAGATGAGCCGCGTCGTCCCGACCTCCGTCCCCCCGCCCGGGATGAGGTCGAGACCGTGTCGGTGCGCCGATCGCCGAAGTACTCCGCCTTCCTGCTGGTCGGCGCCGCACTCGGCATCCTCACCGCCCTCATCCTCACCTTCGGCTTCAACGGCTCCGCGCAGGTGAGCGACAACACCGGGCTGGAGTACTCCAGCGGCCAGGTGTTCGGCTTCCTGCTGCTGATCTTCATCCCCGTCGGTCTGGCGGTGATGGGCGCCGTCGCGCTCATCCTCGACCGCACCTCGGGGCGCCGCACACGTCAGGTGCGCGTGGACCACACCCTCACCCGCGAGGACTGA
- a CDS encoding sterol carrier family protein yields MPRKITTDEGRAALDAARRPGAPRPAQATAVRYLLQLLAEKAPGHSVEVRVPPFGAVQVIEGPRHTRGTPPNVVEMDAATWLALATGAEQWADAAAAGRIQASGVRADISALLPLRP; encoded by the coding sequence ATGCCGCGGAAGATCACCACCGACGAGGGGCGCGCCGCGCTCGACGCCGCACGTCGGCCCGGGGCGCCACGCCCGGCCCAGGCCACGGCGGTGCGCTACCTCCTGCAGCTGCTCGCCGAGAAGGCGCCGGGCCACTCGGTCGAGGTGCGGGTCCCGCCCTTCGGGGCGGTGCAGGTCATCGAGGGCCCGCGGCACACCCGTGGAACCCCGCCCAACGTGGTGGAGATGGATGCCGCGACCTGGCTCGCCCTCGCCACCGGCGCCGAGCAGTGGGCCGATGCCGCCGCGGCGGGCCGCATCCAGGCATCCGGGGTCCGCGCCGACATCAGCGCACTCCTGCCGCTGCGGCCCTGA
- the purD gene encoding phosphoribosylamine--glycine ligase, translating into MRILVLGAGAREHAIVLALRSEEAQHEIFAAPGNAGIARDATIVELDPDSPTAVTSFALAQNIDLVVIGPEAPLVAGVADAVRERGIPAFGPSRAAARLEGSKAFAKRIMEAAGVPTGRALRARTLDEVAAALDDVGAPHVVKADGLAAGKGVIVTDDRAAALAHAEMYLPTGPVLIEEFLAGPEVSLFFLSDGDRVLPLSPAQDFKRLADGDAGPNTGGMGAYSPLPWLADRFGSEEAFVDLVTTEVAAPVISQLDAEGTPFIGLLYAGLIVTDAGVKVIEFNARFGDPETQVVLPRLAEPLSELLLAAASGRLEGLARPRFSDAKAVTVVLASEGYPAGPVTGRVIEGTDAAASVAGVHLAHAATRVEGDDLVATGGRVLNVVAVAPTFAEARDRAYDAMGRITLEGGQFRTDIAAQA; encoded by the coding sequence GTGAGAATCCTGGTCCTCGGCGCGGGAGCCCGCGAGCACGCCATCGTCCTTGCCCTCCGCAGCGAGGAGGCGCAGCACGAGATCTTCGCCGCCCCGGGCAACGCCGGCATCGCCCGGGATGCGACGATCGTCGAGCTCGACCCCGACAGCCCCACCGCCGTGACGTCGTTCGCGCTGGCCCAGAACATCGATCTCGTCGTGATAGGCCCCGAGGCGCCCCTCGTCGCAGGCGTGGCCGACGCGGTGCGCGAGCGCGGCATCCCCGCCTTCGGCCCGAGTCGCGCCGCTGCGCGGCTCGAGGGGTCGAAGGCGTTCGCGAAGCGGATCATGGAGGCCGCGGGCGTGCCGACCGGGCGCGCCCTGCGGGCCCGCACCCTCGACGAGGTGGCCGCCGCGCTCGACGACGTCGGCGCACCGCACGTGGTCAAGGCCGACGGCCTCGCCGCCGGGAAGGGCGTCATCGTCACCGACGACCGCGCCGCCGCCCTCGCTCATGCCGAGATGTACCTGCCGACCGGTCCGGTGCTGATCGAGGAGTTCCTCGCCGGGCCCGAGGTGTCGCTGTTCTTCCTCAGCGACGGCGACCGGGTGCTGCCCCTCAGCCCCGCCCAGGACTTCAAGCGCCTCGCCGACGGCGACGCCGGCCCCAACACCGGCGGCATGGGCGCGTACTCCCCGCTGCCGTGGCTGGCCGATCGGTTCGGCAGCGAGGAGGCCTTCGTCGACCTCGTCACGACCGAGGTCGCCGCACCCGTCATCAGCCAGCTGGATGCCGAGGGCACCCCGTTCATCGGACTGCTCTACGCCGGCCTCATCGTCACCGACGCAGGCGTGAAGGTCATCGAGTTCAACGCGCGCTTCGGCGACCCCGAAACGCAGGTCGTGCTTCCCCGCCTCGCCGAACCGCTGTCGGAGCTGCTGCTGGCCGCCGCCTCGGGCCGGCTCGAAGGTCTCGCGCGCCCGCGGTTCAGCGACGCCAAGGCGGTGACCGTGGTGCTCGCGAGCGAGGGATACCCTGCGGGTCCGGTCACCGGCCGGGTCATCGAGGGGACGGATGCCGCGGCGAGCGTCGCGGGGGTGCACCTGGCCCACGCGGCGACCCGGGTCGAGGGTGACGACCTCGTCGCCACGGGCGGCCGGGTGCTGAATGTGGTCGCCGTCGCACCGACCTTCGCCGAGGCGCGCGATCGCGCCTACGACGCGATGGGCCGCATCACACTCGAGGGCGGGCAGTTCCGCACCGACATCGCCGCGCAGGCCTGA
- a CDS encoding phosphoribosylaminoimidazolesuccinocarboxamide synthase, with product MTLPSTLPGWRHVYSGKVRDLYLPTDEPEDRMLVVASDRVSAFDHVLSPGIPGKGELLTRLSLWWFDRLGVPNHLREGEIPAEVRGRTMLTRRLEMLPVECVVRGYLTGSGWAEYQQHGTVCDIPLPAGLGNGDRLPEPLFTPAYKAPLGEHDENISFDRTVDLVGRERAEELRDASLDIYRRAAAIAEERGLILADTKFEFGVDDAGVLRLADEVLTSDSSRYWDAEAWASGTTPEERMASFDKQIVRDWLAAHWDRTGAPPALPAEIVERTADRYRELIDRLTA from the coding sequence GTGACCCTCCCCTCTACGCTTCCCGGCTGGCGGCACGTCTACTCCGGCAAGGTGCGTGACCTGTACCTCCCCACCGACGAGCCAGAAGACCGGATGCTGGTGGTCGCGAGCGACCGGGTGAGCGCGTTCGACCACGTGCTCTCCCCCGGCATTCCCGGCAAGGGCGAGCTGCTCACGCGGCTGAGCCTGTGGTGGTTCGACCGCCTCGGGGTGCCGAACCATCTTCGGGAGGGAGAGATCCCCGCGGAGGTGCGCGGGCGGACGATGCTCACCCGGCGCCTGGAGATGCTGCCGGTGGAGTGCGTCGTCCGCGGCTACCTGACGGGATCGGGCTGGGCGGAGTATCAGCAGCACGGCACGGTCTGCGACATCCCTCTTCCCGCCGGTCTCGGAAACGGCGACCGCCTGCCCGAGCCCCTCTTCACCCCCGCGTACAAGGCGCCGCTGGGCGAGCATGACGAGAACATCTCGTTCGACCGCACGGTCGACCTCGTCGGTCGTGAGCGCGCCGAAGAGCTGCGCGATGCCTCGCTCGACATCTACCGCCGCGCGGCGGCTATCGCCGAAGAACGTGGCCTCATCCTCGCCGACACCAAGTTCGAGTTCGGCGTCGACGACGCCGGCGTGCTGCGCCTGGCCGACGAGGTGCTGACCAGTGACTCGTCGCGGTACTGGGATGCCGAGGCCTGGGCGAGCGGCACCACTCCCGAGGAGCGGATGGCGAGCTTCGACAAGCAGATCGTCCGCGACTGGCTCGCCGCGCACTGGGACCGCACCGGTGCCCCGCCCGCGCTCCCCGCCGAGATCGTCGAGCGCACCGCCGACCGCTATCGCGAGCTGATCGACCGCCTCACCGCCTGA
- a CDS encoding ABC transporter ATP-binding protein: protein MQLTGLHKRFGEKVAVEALTLTVPTGSFYGLVGPNGAGKTTTLSMATGLLQPDAGQAFIHGVDVWRNPVEAKRMLGNLADGVKLFDRLTGEQLVTYTGMLFGLPHDEIARRTADLLSLLDMTEAAGVLVVDYSAGMTKKIALACALVHAPRVLVLDEPFESVDPVSAANIQDILTGYVATGGTVIVSSHSMDLVQRMCDHVAVVAGGRLLVAGTVDDVRAGQSLQDRFVELVGGRRHGEGPEWLRHS from the coding sequence ATGCAACTCACTGGTCTGCACAAGCGTTTCGGCGAGAAGGTCGCCGTCGAGGCACTCACCCTCACCGTCCCGACCGGGTCGTTCTACGGCTTGGTCGGACCCAACGGTGCCGGCAAGACGACCACGCTCTCGATGGCGACCGGGCTCCTGCAGCCCGACGCGGGACAGGCCTTCATCCACGGGGTCGACGTGTGGCGGAATCCGGTCGAGGCCAAGCGCATGCTCGGAAATCTCGCAGACGGGGTCAAGCTCTTCGACCGCCTCACCGGAGAGCAGCTGGTGACCTACACCGGCATGCTCTTCGGTCTGCCGCACGACGAGATCGCGCGTCGCACGGCTGACCTGCTGTCGCTCCTGGACATGACCGAGGCCGCCGGCGTGCTCGTCGTGGACTACTCCGCGGGCATGACGAAGAAGATCGCGCTGGCCTGTGCGCTCGTGCACGCCCCGCGCGTCCTCGTCCTCGACGAGCCCTTCGAGTCGGTCGACCCGGTGTCGGCGGCGAACATCCAGGATATCCTCACCGGCTACGTCGCCACCGGCGGCACCGTCATCGTCTCGAGCCACTCGATGGACCTCGTCCAGCGCATGTGCGATCACGTCGCCGTCGTCGCGGGCGGCCGCCTGCTCGTCGCGGGGACGGTCGACGATGTGCGCGCAGGCCAGTCGCTTCAGGACCGCTTCGTCGAACTGGTCGGCGGTCGCCGCCACGGGGAGGGGCCGGAATGGTTGCGACACTCCTGA